TGAGAATCTCTTTCCCCTTAAGAGGTCTATCTGCTGCCATggtctctatttctctctgtaCGTCATGTATGTATCTCTTCTTGGCTCTTGGCTCTCTGCATCTTTCtgtttccctgtttctctctttggctctgcccctctcctcaacCATCTGTTTCTCTTTCACAGTATGATTCTCTGTGTCGCTGTGTCTTGTTTCTATCTTTGAGAGTCTTTTGCTGTGACTCTGTGGGTCCGAGGGTCTGGGTGGAGGGACTCTGAGTGTGATGGTCACAACTGTTGATACTATGGGTGGATCTCTTTTGCTAACAGTGCAGTACCCATTGACGCTACAGTGTGCCAACATCAGCATCCTGGATCACAACCTCTGCCGTTGGGCATATCCGGGCCACATCTCGGACAGTATGCTCTGTGCCGGCCTCTGGGAGGGGGGCCGGGGCTCCTGCCAGGTGAGAGCTACTCTGGGAAGGAGTGGAATGGATATCCTGCCGGATTCCTGGGTCCTAGGGAATTAGGGAGTTGGGGGCCCCTAGAATTCATGGATGAAAGCACGGAGGGAcccaggacacctgggttctGGGAGAGGATGGGACTGGGGCCAGGATTCCTGGAGGCCCAGACTCCAGAATCTAAAGGAGAGGACTGGGAATACAGACTTTAAGTTCTTGGGGAGAAGAGGGGACTAGGATCCCAGAGTGCTAAGTGCAGGGGTGAAGTGAGGGCTATGAGCTCATACTCCTGGGTATGAGGGAGGAGGGACTAGTCCCCTAGATGTCTAGAGGCCAAGGTATCGGGAGAGGAGGACACGGGGCCTCCTGAGAGGAAGTGGCCAGTGTAATATGAACACCTGCTTAAcagtttctttcctcttctgccgCTCACAGGGTGACTCTGGGGGCCCCCTGGTTTGCGACGGGACCCTGGCGGGTGTGGTATCTGGGGGTGCCGAGCCCTGCTCCAGACCCTGGCGCCCCGCGGTGTACACCAGCGTGTGCCACTACGTGGACTGGATCCGCAAAACCATGGAGGACAACTGAGCCCTCATGCCTTGGGCGACCAAGAGAggagggtgggctcagggtagCGGGAAACAACCGGACTCCAGCCGCAGAGGTCTCAGCGGCCCCGAGACGCCTCGGATCTTGAGGCTCCGCGCCCTCAGGGCCCGCCCCGTCGGAAAGCAGCGGGGAGACACTTCCGGCCCTGTAGCCCCGCCTGTGTGATGTCACCGGAGCGGGCATCAACCCCGTGGAACAGCTTCACCTGCGGCTCCGCGCCAGGAGCACCTCCAGCAGACTGCTCCTCCCCTCGGAACATTGCCCAATGAGACTTCCCCTCTGGGCCCCACCTCTTGTAACCCCGCCTCCTCCGTGGGAGAGCCCGCCCCCGTGACGTCAGGGGCGCTGTAGCGTCCGGTACAAGGCTCCGAGGCGTGGTCGGACTCCGCCCCTTGTGCCCGCGCCCCTGGGCGTTTGAATCCTGGCGGGGACCCGACTGAGAGAAATTGAGGGAGGGTCTCAATTCATCCAGAGTCAATGGATGATTTTACAATAAACGCGCGGAGCCGCGCCTTCCGTCTGCCTACGTTGTGGGATGAAGGAAGAACGGGTGGGCGGCGGTGGGTAGACAGGGAACCGCCACCGTACAGCAAATCCCCCTTTAGCCCTTGTAGGTCCTGCCTAAAGTCTGTCTCCATCAGCTTCTATTGCAGCAAGGCCGCTGGGTTCTGCTTGGGCTGGTCCCGTCGCCCCCAGGGGAAGGGGAAACCAGGTCACGGTGCCTCCCAAACCTGCCTTCCCAGATCCCGAACCTCTCAGGGGGCAGCGGGCGGGGCCCGATCCGCCCTCAGAAGACTCGCCTTTTTTCCACTTCCAGTTAGTGGCAGCAACCCCCTGCTCCCACAAAAAGCCAGGCTCCAAGTCACTCCTAAAAAGACTTAAGAATTTAGCCCCtagcctccttcttcctcagaCCAAAAATTCAGGCCtattctccctccaccccagacGCAAAAGTTCAGGTCCCAACCCCATCCACCGTCGGACTCAGGAGCCCAGAACCCCATTCCTTCCCATCCCAGGTCCAGGAGTCCAGACTTAACCTCCCTTCCCTCaattcagggctctgggaccccagtttctcttcccccagccccctcctccagaCCCAGAGTGCAGGTCCCCagcccccccttctctctcagaCCCAGGATTCCGGGTTCCAGCTCCCtactccctcagacccaggagttcAGACCCCCCAACCCCTACCTCCCCTGGACCCTGAATTCAGGTCCCCAGTCCCCTCTTCCCTTGGATCCAGCTGTCCGGGTCCCTGGCCCTTTCTGTTTCAGGCCCAGAAGTCACAGCACTGATGTCCTTCTTTCCCAGGCCTGAGGAGTTCCAGATCCTAGCCACCACTCCCCACCTCAGTGTTTCCCTTTCAGCGCCTCAGCCCCTCCTCACTCTTACACAGGGTTCCAGTGCCCTGATGCTCTGTCGGCTCCAGAGCAGGAGGAGGCGGAGCAGGAGGCGGGGATTCCCAGTTAAAAGCCTCCAGAACCTAGTACCAGGCAGACAGAGCTGAAGTATTGGGGCCTCTTCCTTTGGGTCTGAATCAGTCGGTGACCCCGCCCCCTGGATTCTGCAAGGTGAGATGCCAAAGTTCCTAGACACAGGCATCAGGCCCCGGGACCCCTGCTCCTCCAGGGCTCAGGACCCCCAATCTCAGACCCCTTCCTTCCTCAAGGTTTAGGAATCTAGCCCctggccccctcctccccaaggcTTAGGAATCTTATCTCCAAGTTCCTTCTTCCTTCAGATCCAGGGGTCTGGGACTCTTTACTCTCCCATTCCTGGGAATATAGGAATCCAGCCCCCACCACCTTTCCTCAGATTCAGAAACCTGGGGTCTGTCCCTTTTCCCTCAGACCTAAGAAGCTGGGTCCCCAGTCCCCTCCACCTGCAGGACGCAGAAGAACGGCTCCAGATGCTCTGCTCCCTTACTTCAAGTTTCTCCTAGGATTTAGGGCTCCTCCCTCCTCATTTCTCAGGcctgacttctccctctgccagatCCCACCATGGGACATCCCTCACCTGCTGCGGTCTGGACCTGgatgttcctgctcttgctgttgGAAGCCTGGGCAGGTGAGGGGGGCCTGGAGGGAGCCTGTAAGAATGCCGTGGTAGGTGCTGGTGATGGCATGCGGGGAGATGTGAAACATGCTATCATATGTGGGAACTCCTTTGGGCTTTCCTGGGTGGATGGAGGCATGCACACATGGCAGTGGGCAGGAGTGTGTCAGGTTATGCTGCATATTGCAGGAGCACACCAAGCCGGCAGGGCTGCTTGCTGAGGGGTGCAGATATGCACAGTATACAGGACATGCAGACGCATGTGGTAACATGTGGAAGCGTGCTCGGGTGTGTGACTCAGTGTGACTCATGGGCATCAATGAGTGGacgtgtgcctctgtgtgtgacAGCCTGTGCAAGCTGGGGGCCTCACAGTCCCAGTGTGGACATAtgaggaggcaggtggagaactTGCTCAATGTCCTTTGGAACCCACAATGGGTTTTCCTGGCCTCTGCCCTGTCCCAGGGGGTGACGATCCaaaccctctccctcctgctgcagGACACTTGAGGGCACAGGAATCCAAGGTGCTGGGCGGCCAGGAGTGTAAGCCCCATTCGCAGCCTTGGCAGACAGCCTTGTTCCAGGGTATCCGGCTGCTATGCGGGGGTGTCCTCATCGATGACAACTGGGTCCTTACAGCAGCCCACTGTAAAAAACAGTGAGTGGATGCCTGGGGCAGAGGTGGGCTGGGACCTGGGGATAGGGGGAAAGAAGAGAGCTGGAGACTGCGCCTCTGAATGCAGAGGGCCAAGGGAGGAGGGGACTGGGGTCCCAGACTCCTGCCTGGGTCCCAAATTACTCTCCACCATTACAGGAAGTACACAGTACGCCTGGGGGATCACAGCCTGAAGAATAAGGACAGATCAGAGCAAGAAATGGCTGTGGCTCAGTCCATCCAACACCCCTGCTACAACGGCAGCAATGAGGACCACAGCCATGATCTCATGCTCATCCGACTACGTGGTCGGGCATCATTGGGGCCCACAGTGAAGCCCATCAGCCTGACGGATCACTGCCCTGAAGTTGGCCAGAAGTGCACCATCTCAGGCTGGGGCACTGTCACCAGCCCCCGAGGTAGtaggagggagcagaggagctGGCCGGCCCAGTGGACCTCAAGCCATTGGCAAAGCTTTGCCTCCAGAAGGAGATAGAGAAGGGACAGTCATTGTGTGGTTGAGATGCACAAGTGGTCCATGTTGGAAACCTGGAAGGCCAAAATATTAACAGGAGTGGTGGGAGAAAGGAAGCAAAATAGCAGATCATTAAACCAGGTTCCCCTAAAAATGGATGCGTGAATGAGTGGGTAAAGGATGCATGCCtccttggggtgcctgcatggctccattggttcagtgtctgactcttgatctcagttcaggtctatCTCAACAGCCTGACTTCAGGCTTCAacttgggctccacacccagcttaaaaaaaaaaaaaaaaaaaaaagaatgcatgccTCCTTCATGGTGGAGACTAccgtgttctttttctttctttttttttttaagattttatttatttatttgatagagagagagagatcacaagtaggcagagagacaggcagagagagggggaagcagggtcaccactgagcagagagcccgatgtggggctcaatcccaggaccctgagatcatgacctgagccgaaggcagagccttaacccactgagccacccaggcgtcccctttttcttttttttaaagattttatttatttgagagacaacaagagagagagtatgagatcaggggggagaagcagaggaagagagagaaggagactcctcactgagcagggattcccaactcagggctcagttccagaaccctgggatcatggcctgagccgaaagaagatgcttaaccaactgagccacccaggcatcccatggagAGAGCCATGTTATGAAATCTTTCCTTGCACAGGATTTTCTATAATCTTCTTAACAGACTTAGGATGTGTGGGCTCCTCAGTGGCCCAAGAAAACAAGCTCCTAAGCATCTTCTCCCTTTTGAACCTATGATTCCTGGTGCCAGAGACTCTCTTCCTTCACAACCAGAAATCcagtcccttcccctcccaagACCCAGAGTCTAGGTCTCCAGCCCCCTCCTCACTCTGAACCCAAAGTCTTGACCTCCGTTGAGGTCCTCCTTTTGGGGCTTCGGAGTCCAGGAGACCCTCACCCTTCTTCACAGCAAGAACTGAGGCTCAGCTCAGAGAAGTATGTGATTCACCAGGAAATCCAGGATTTTCCAAGCAAAGACAGGATTCAGATCCCTAGCTGTCAGAACCTACTTCTAAGGGGACAATGGAATGCTGTGGAAACCCAACTGCTCATAAATCAGTCAGGTCAGTTCAAACCATGGCTCTGCCCTTTCCTCTGGGCAAGCCCCTTCCCATCTCTTGTCCCATttgcctcatctgcaaaatgataGATTTTTAAGGTTTGATCATAGACTTTAGGTAATAGATAGATCATAGATTTTTAAGCTCCAAAAGGGCTCTTAAATCTATTTTCTTCGTTGTGTGTTCCTAGTGCTCAGGATGgttcctggtacatagtaggtgctttataaatattttttgaatgaatgcatggatgaatgaatgatggagCAAATGAACATAcccctctttcttaaaaaaaatttctcaatttatttgagaaagagcagggggaggggcagcaggagagggagaaagagaatatcaagcaggATCCCActcagctcagagcccaatgtggggttcgatcctatgaccctgagaccatgaccatgagtcaaaaccaacagtcagatgcttcaccaactgagccacccaggtgtctctgcaTCACTCTTTCAAAAAGCTATTGTGAGTTCAGTCTTCTCACAATCAATGAGATTGTGAGTATACAGCTTCTGGAACATAGAGATGCTAGATAGAAGTTTTCCCCCCTCAAGTCTATTGCTCAAAGTTTAATAAGAAAgattaattccattttctttctttttttaattgaagtatagttgccACAACATTCTATTAGTTTTGTGTGTAAATATAATCATTGGACATTTGTATACACTGCAAactgatcaccacaataagtctagttcccaattgtcaccatacaaagttgtaacaatattattgactatattccctgtggtGTACCTTACATGATTAATTCCATGTTTAGTCattaattcaacatttatttgtGAGCATCTGGTATGCCCCAGCTGCTTTACAGTTTGAAGTCTCTATCTTATGGAGTTGCATGCTAGGtgggaaaataaacaataaacaaatatgtataaaatgaattattaggTAGAGTTAAGTGCTATAATGAAATATCATGGAGAGTAAGAGGATAGGCAGTGATGGAGGGATGGTGTCTTCATTAGAGTGGTCATGGAAGGCTTCTATGATGAGGTGAATTTGGAAGAAGGCTTTAGCTGAAATTGGGGACCTAGTGGTCTGGGTTTGGGAAGATTGGAGAGACAAGGTCAAAACTGTTGTAAGGGGGCACCTCCATGTCTCCCAATCACCCGATACTTAATTTGAAAATGACAGGACAAGAAATAGAAGGTAGGGTCCAACAGCCTTTCTTTAGATGTTGGAAAGAAAACAGCAGGGGCCATGGCTTTGTTTAATGTGGTGAGAAGTGATGTGTCCTGTGAAATGTGTCAGAAAACTCTCCTGGGCAGCCATGGATATACAGAAAGGAGATTAGATCCAGACAGGGATTGAGGGGAAAATGGTTGCCCTCTCTGGGAACTTACAACCTCTACCCCCTCAGAGAATTTTCCTGACACCCTCAACTGCGCAGAAGTAGAAATCTTTCCCCAGAAGAAGTGTAAGGATGTCTACCCCGGGGAAGTCACAGATGCTATGATTTGTGCAGGCGACAGCAATGGGGCCGACTCATGCCAGGTGAGTGACTTCTGAAACCCCCTTTTTCCCTTGTCCCTCACCCCCCAGTAGAAGCTCAAGGTTTGGCAGCAGGGTGACCTCAAATAGTTAGTACCCAGAGAGGTTACTCCTATTTCTAGAGTGGGGAGCAAGTTCAGAGAAGGCCACACTCTCTCTGCAGGGTGTGCAGCACAGGATTCAGGAATGTTGAATTGTTGCTATCATTTTCCTGGGAACCCTTGTCTTCAGGATTGGGGGCAGAAAGGGGAGGAAATAAGGGGGTAAGATGAGTTATCCATGAGGGAAAGACTGAGGCTAGAGGGTATGCAAGctcccctgcttccttcctcagCCCTTTGTACGAATTCTACCACTGACTAGGTAGTCCGCCACTTTTCTTTAGGACCTGACTGGGTTCCCTAGCATGGCTGCCTTCTCCTATGACTGATCCCTTGGGGAGCAATGTTCTCTTGCCAGCTGGCTAGGGAATGGGGCCATTGACTTTAATGGTCCCTCAAAGAGCTCCCCATACTCAAGATAACAAATCTTGGGATTTGCCATAGATATAACACTCTTGTTCATATTGACTGCAGTTTGGGTCTACAGGGCTCCCCCAGGTTTGCCCTCTGCCCCATGGAAGCCCCACCCCTTTGCTAATGATTGGTCTCTGAAGACAATGCTTCAGTGCTTTCTTCCCATTGATCAGGAATGAAGTCATTTCCATCAGTGTCCTTCCATGAAATCTAATCTTTCGGGATGGTTTTGGTTCCATAGAGACAATGATCTCTTCTCAAAAGACTCCTGCTTTTGTCCCTTGCCAGCGCATGCGTGCATCCACAagaattctgctccttcctcctttgtTTCCTAACTGGATGCAAAGATCTTTTCACCATTGACTAGCAATGGAGATATCAGCTCAGTTCCTTCCATGCAATCATCACTATCTTCTTTCTGGATTGGATCTTTGAAACACCATTCTGTTCCCTCCTTGGTCAGGATGTCCCCCATTGCCCTAGGACATCTGGTCCATGTCCCTGTACATGAAGCCCTACCCCTCTCTCTCACAACTAGGCCCAGGGCACAATGCTCTTATCCCTATTGGCTAGAGGGAACCAATCATGCTACAGAACTAGTACTAACTGCTAGGTTCCACAAGGCATCTTAGGTAAAAGTATTCTACTCTCCCCATCCAGGGAGATTCCGGGGGTCCGCTGGTGTGTGGTGGTGTTCTTCAGGGCATCACATCCTGGGGATCAGACCCCTGTGGGCGGCCCGAGAGACCTGGTGTCTACACCAACATTTGCCGCTACTTGGACTGGATCAAGAAGACCATAGGCAGAAGGGGTTGATTCTAGGACAAACTTTATTGGACCCTCTTCAATAAAACACAACCCACTCTGGTTCCTTGCCTGTCTGTGCTTTGGCCCTGTGGGGAGGAATGGGAGGACAGGGGTCTGCGCCTTGCTGGGAGGTCTATATAGACCAGGGCCCCTATGGCCACTCTGGCTATCACCACTGCCTGCAGTGATCCATTTTTTCTAGAAGGGCTTGGAGGAATGGGAGGTTAATTTCAGGGGAGAAGACACACAAGGATTTCCAAGTGTCCAATGGGCTGGCCTGCAAAAGACAGATTTGAAAgaacttctgtttcatttttctgagcAGCCGAAGTGCTTCTGAGTTTTGAGGGGGAGTTCCCCTCCCCCGTTATGAAATATGCAGGGGGGGGCAGGAAATACAGGAGCAGCCTAAATATGCACCCGTGGAACCACCacccagatgaagaaatggaacatTGGCTGCCCGCAAAACTCTTAGCGACAGATTCCTTTTCGTAGGAGCAACAGAAATCTTTCTCACAGCTCAGAGCTTTTCTGGTCTGGTGGAAGGAAATGAGTCACTTCATTGCAGGTGTCCAAACTGAAGTGTGGAGAAAAAGAGGTTTGGGAGCGTTTTCAACAGAACAGAGGCTTGAAGTCTGGGGGAAGATGCGTGTGGAGGGGGCAGTTATTGTAAGGATATTAATGAATCACAACAGGATGGATCCTGGctcccctctgtctgtctcttttctttccaccTATGTTTCAATCCTTTCTTGCTACCAAACTTCTAACTCATTTATTTGACTCTTTGACGCCCTTCTCTCTTCCATGCTTCTGCATTTTCGAGGTGTTGGCTCCCTCTTGCACTATTCCAGTCTCTCTCCTTACTTCACCACCTCCGAACTTCACCTTCAACTACCACCAACTACGTCACTGTCCCAGGATTTCCCAGATTATACTGTCATGCAAGAGAACCCAATTGGTCCAGGTCAATGGTTCTCCTTCAGCCGACCACACAATAGGTTATTGAATGGCCAGTGGTTTGACTGCATTCTGGTCAGGTGACCAGTCCCATCCAATCAGTAGCTAGTTAGAGTCACCTGACAGGAGACCTCTCTTGGTCCTGGGCTGTGGGCGGTGGCAGTTCACCAGCTGTGTGGGTGTGCAAGAGGCGTCTCATGCATCAGTCTCTGTCCTCAGTGAAAGTCCCTGAATACTAGAAATCCTAAGGAAGTCTTTCATGTCTGATAGTAAACTCCTGGAACTTTGGAAGCTTTTCTGGAGATATACTCAAGGGTCATCTCACTCCAAAGAATTGTTCTAGAATTTTTACTACAAACAATTTCAACATAGGTTAAATAGTATGGGAACCCTCCTATACCACCATCCAACTCAATTAAAACCAATCCTTTCCAACCTATACTACACACTTCTCTAATgtcagaatattttgaaaaagatgttGACCATTCTATTgttcctaaatattttgttttatgtgtctAAAACAGGGTATGTCAAATTAAAGCCAAGGGGCCAACTCCCAAGAGCTAAAAATAGATTTTACTACTTGATTTGATGATAGGGAGCATAAGTTTTGAACTCTAATTAAGCAAGATGTTATCCCTCAAAAATAATTCCATTCTGTCATTAATAGACCTGTAGGACAAAAATTGGTAACAAACAATTATTACTGTATTTTAGGTTTCATCAATTAAAAttggaaatttattttccagtttttctctctTGTTGTAAGTACATAATATCCTCAATTTTATCTCATGGTCTGCAAAGCCTAAAGTATATGctatttggctctttttttcctgatttttaaatgtttttcaattattttatttttaagtaatctttacatccaacatggggcttgaacccacaactctgagatcaagagttcctTGCTCCACctattgagccaaccaggtacccatgaattatttgatttttctttttctttttttcttttttttaaatttcttttcagtgttccagaattcattgtttatgcaccacacccagtgctccatgcaatatgtgccctcctatTTGGCTCTTCTTTCAGAAAATTTTGCCAACTCCAGTTCTAAAATATAGGTTATTTTAAGACATAAACACCTTACATCTTCAGCACCTTACAGAGTTAgcaataattccttaatatcattCAATATCCAGGTGATATTTAAATGTacccaactgaaaaaaaaaaacagagaacactTGAAGATTGAGTTATAGTATTAAGGATGGATGTGGCTGAGGTCAAGGTGGGGGAAGAGACTGGTTCAAAGTCAGCCAGAAATTCAGGGATAGGATTGTTGTCTGTGGAATCTGGGAGGAAATCACAACACCAGGCATGGACAAAAGCTGGAAGAATCTACTTAGGGAACTTTTGGACAGCAATGTCAGAGCCCCAGTTAGAGCTGGCTTATATGCAAGAGGGGATGGCTGGCTTAGGTGCCTAGGAAGGTTATGGGGATGGTTCCTGATGTCAGGATATGACACAGGTACCAGAGTCTCAAGTACTTGAAATGGTGACTTAAGCCAATCAGCTCTCacacatgctcttgctctctctctgctgacACTttctgtcactctgcctacttctctctgcctctgtttttctttttgatgtgtgtgaattatttctcattttgcttgtttctttcccGCTTCTATGGATCTCATTCTAGCCTCTGTAAACAGACTTTTTCAGATGGAAGGAACATAGCAGCTACTGACACACCCAATTAAACAAACACAGCAGAAACAAAGATCTTCATTCTCCTGGCATCTTGATATTACTCCCAGAGAAGAACTGTGATTGGTTCAGTGTGAACTGAGCCCCGCCCCCTGCTTGGATCAATCTTTGTTGTCAAGGAGGAAGCAATGCTTTTGTTGGCTTGGCCTGGGTCAGTCCCAATGGTTGGGTGTCCaggtgggaggggctggagaaGTATGATTGACATTTTCACCAGAACTATGCAAAATGAAAGAGCAACTTCCCAGAAGTGGAGAGCTGTTCttgaaagaagagggaagggaatcCAGGAAGTCAGAAACAATGGGCCTTCAGAACCCAAGGGGCAGAGTCAGGAGGTTCCAGGGTCAGAGTGTCCAGGATCCCTCAGGGCAAGGCACAGCTGGCAGGATAACCAGATGCCAGTTCTCAGGTGTGATCATGAGGTGGAGGATGAGTCATCAGGCAATGGTTCAGGACACAGGTTTGAGGGCGAGGGAGGTATGAGGCTGGGTATCTGTGTGGGACTTCAGAACAGGTGCTGGTGCTAAACTCAAAGGGCACAGGAGGGCTGATGTTTGGCAGTCTCACCAATATGGGGGTATGCATCATTAATAGGCCCAGAAGGTTCCAAGTCCATTCTGAGTCATATGAGACTTCAAGGATGTATGGCAGTGTCCCTGGGAAATTTTCTTCTCAGGGTGTGAATCTGTAAAACCATGATAACAAGGGCAATCATCAGCATTTGAATTTTGCCTCTTCTGATTCCTTAGCTATATGACTTTACTCAAGTGATTgcacctcttttatttttttttaagattttatttatttatttgacagagaaagattacaagtaggcagagaggcaggcagagagagaggaggaagcaggctccctgccgagcagagagcccgatgtggggactcgattccaggaccctgagatcatgacctgagccaaaggtagcggcttaacccactgagccacccaggcgccccgatcgcACCTCTTTTAAAACTCCATTTTCTTATCTATGTAATGGGGAAGACAGTCCTTACTTGGACCCATATGAGGAAAAGAGATGAGTTCTGAGAAGCGCCTTACACATAACACAGCAGCCATACAAGAAATGGAAGCTGCTTCATTCTGGATGATGGGGTAAGGGAGCTAATATTAATTCAGTGTATGCTATGTGTACATtcactttattttcatattttttatattttttattaatttatttgacagagagagatcacaagtaggcagagaggcaggcagagagagagagagaggaggaagcaggctccccgctgagcagagagccggatgcaggactcaatcccaggatgcgagatcacgacctgagctgaaggcagcggctttaacccactgagctacccaggtgcccctattttcataattttattttatctcccaTTTACCTTCAGGAGTAAATTTTTCTCttccccactttatttttttaaagactttatttattagagggagagagagagagcacgtacacaagttgggggaagtggcagagggcgaggaagaagcagattcccccccAAGCAGGAATATCAATGTGGTGTCTGCTCCCagaacctcaagatcatgacctgagccaaaggcagacacccaaccaactgagccaccaagatgccccatTACTCACTTTAAAGAGGGGCAAAATGAAGCTCAGAAAAATGAAGTCACTTACCTGAAATCACAGGGTGAGCAATTAGGATTCACACCTGGGTTGGTCTGACTTGTGAGACCAAGTTCTTTTGCTCACACCCCATGGCTGATTGGTGCAGAGATCAAGGAAAGACCGAGTCTAAGGTTGGCAAATCTGTGGATGACAGTGGTTTGCAAACTAGTATTTATTTAAGTACCTCCTGTGTTCCCTGGCTTGGGCTGGGTGTTAAAGAAAACACCAATGAACACCAGACTCGTTCCTTCTGCTCATGAAGAAGTGTTTAGCAACAAAATCAGATTAAATAATTAAGAACACAGAGAGATAGATATGCAGAACACATCAGAGGAGAAGTTCTGGGTTTGTTAGAATGAACAACAAGGCTCCCGAGAAGTGtagctcccttcctctttctgataGAAGGCTGATGAGGCAGGGGGCTGAAGAGGGAGTCCAGGGATAGAGATTCAGGCAGAAGATAACAAACTGGAAGTCTTGCTAAAATTCCTCTCTTTAGGAAGCTGAGAGGGAAAGATACAGATTACTGACTCGTGGGGCTATGAAGTCAGGTATACTGGGGTCTACCTCTACTTTATTTGGGAGTCCAAGTCAGGAAGATTGACACCCCTCAAGGCCAGGGTCTTCCTGTGGAATTGGTGCAGTCAGGAGTCTGAGTTCTGGGGTCTCATTTTGGATTTAATGAGAGTAATTTTCTCAGAAATTTTGGAAACTTAGCTTGAATTTAGTCAGTATGCAGTCAATGTTAGTATGGTGtcatttggtagaatttactttAGAGTTTGTGTGAACTGAAGGGTCAAGGTGGGGTGTGGAGTTGGGAAAATGAAGATGGGATGGGGAAAGAGTAGGACATAGAAGTGAATATGAAATTTCAGGTAGAAATTGGGTTGGAGATGAGATAGAGCTGGAACTGGAGTCAGAATGTTAGGATTGG
The genomic region above belongs to Neovison vison isolate M4711 chromosome 7, ASM_NN_V1, whole genome shotgun sequence and contains:
- the LOC122911773 gene encoding kallikrein-9 isoform X2, translated to MLIRLPRKAHLGPAVQPLNLSQTCVSPGTQCLISGWGAVSSPKVQYPLTLQCANISILDHNLCRWAYPGHISDSMLCAGLWEGGRGSCQGDSGGPLVCDGTLAGVVSGGAEPCSRPWRPAVYTSVCHYVDWIRKTMEDN
- the LOC122911770 gene encoding kallikrein-8-like, producing the protein MGHPSPAAVWTWMFLLLLLEAWAGHLRAQESKVLGGQECKPHSQPWQTALFQGIRLLCGGVLIDDNWVLTAAHCKKQKYTVRLGDHSLKNKDRSEQEMAVAQSIQHPCYNGSNEDHSHDLMLIRLRGRASLGPTVKPISLTDHCPEVGQKCTISGWGTVTSPRENFPDTLNCAEVEIFPQKKCKDVYPGEVTDAMICAGDSNGADSCQGDSGGPLVCGGVLQGITSWGSDPCGRPERPGVYTNICRYLDWIKKTIGRRG